From a single Gimesia fumaroli genomic region:
- a CDS encoding 2-oxoacid:acceptor oxidoreductase subunit alpha yields MATTDVPGANGKLSEQLDAVVIRFCGDSGDGMQLAGTQFTNVSAVFGNDVSTLPDFPAEIRAPAGTLGGVSGFQICFSSSDIFTPGDEVDTLVAMNPAALKTNVADLKRGGTLIVNEDAFEKSNLSKAGYESNPLDDEESLAAYQVQKVPMTSLTRDAVAELGLSPREAERCKNFFAMGLVYWLYQRDATPTEEWVKTKFAKKPELVDANLKALHAGYNYGITTEAITVHYRVDPADLPPGNYRKVTGNEALAFGFVTAAKLAGKQLFYGGYPITPASDILHELSKLKNFDVVTFQAEDEIAAITSVVGASYAGDLAITASSGPGIALKGEGMGLAAIMELPLVVVDVQRGGPSTGLPTKTEQSDLYMCMFGRNGDCPMPLVAPASPADCFEMAQEALRIAVEFMTPVLLLSDGYIANGAEPWKIPDISSLKPIKVSHENKQGDEPFMPYLRDEKKARPWVVPGTPGCEHRVGGLEKSDVTGNVNYSPENHQFMTTLRAEKIAGIADFIPEQTVEGPESGDLLVISWGGTYGAVRTAVKQSVQEGLSVAHAHIRYLNPFPKNLGDLIKQYKKVLIPELNTGQLRMIIRGTYLADAVGLNKVQGKPFLISEVKEKIREMIDEK; encoded by the coding sequence ATGGCGACCACAGACGTGCCTGGTGCAAATGGCAAACTCAGCGAGCAGCTGGATGCTGTTGTAATTCGTTTTTGTGGAGATAGTGGCGATGGGATGCAGTTAGCCGGCACGCAGTTCACGAATGTGTCGGCTGTGTTCGGTAATGACGTCAGCACATTGCCCGACTTCCCTGCAGAAATTCGCGCACCCGCCGGTACACTGGGCGGCGTGAGTGGTTTTCAGATCTGTTTTTCCAGCAGTGATATTTTCACTCCCGGAGATGAAGTCGATACGCTGGTTGCCATGAACCCGGCTGCCTTGAAAACCAATGTGGCCGATCTCAAACGGGGCGGCACTCTGATCGTCAACGAAGACGCTTTCGAAAAAAGCAACCTTTCCAAAGCCGGTTACGAAAGTAATCCGCTCGACGATGAAGAATCACTGGCAGCATACCAGGTACAGAAAGTTCCCATGACCAGCCTGACGCGGGATGCGGTGGCGGAGCTGGGTCTTTCGCCGCGTGAAGCCGAACGCTGCAAAAACTTTTTCGCGATGGGGCTGGTCTACTGGCTCTACCAACGCGATGCGACCCCCACCGAAGAGTGGGTCAAAACCAAGTTCGCCAAGAAACCGGAACTGGTGGACGCGAACCTCAAAGCATTACACGCCGGCTATAACTATGGCATCACCACCGAAGCGATCACCGTTCATTACCGCGTTGACCCCGCTGATCTGCCACCCGGAAACTACCGTAAGGTCACCGGAAACGAAGCGCTGGCATTCGGTTTTGTGACGGCTGCGAAACTGGCCGGCAAACAACTATTTTACGGCGGATATCCGATTACTCCCGCCAGTGATATTCTGCACGAACTTTCCAAACTGAAAAATTTCGACGTCGTCACGTTTCAGGCCGAAGATGAAATCGCTGCGATCACCAGTGTTGTCGGTGCCTCTTATGCGGGCGATCTGGCAATTACTGCCAGCAGTGGACCCGGGATTGCCCTCAAAGGGGAAGGCATGGGCCTGGCTGCGATTATGGAATTGCCGCTGGTGGTGGTCGACGTGCAACGCGGCGGTCCCAGTACTGGACTGCCCACAAAAACAGAACAGTCCGACCTCTATATGTGCATGTTTGGTCGCAACGGCGATTGTCCCATGCCACTGGTCGCACCGGCTTCACCTGCCGACTGTTTCGAGATGGCACAGGAAGCATTACGCATCGCCGTCGAATTCATGACACCTGTGCTGCTGCTTAGTGATGGTTATATCGCGAACGGAGCAGAGCCATGGAAGATTCCTGACATCTCCAGCTTGAAGCCGATTAAAGTTTCTCACGAGAACAAACAGGGCGACGAGCCATTCATGCCGTACCTGCGGGATGAAAAGAAGGCCCGTCCCTGGGTCGTGCCTGGCACGCCCGGCTGTGAACACCGTGTCGGTGGTCTGGAAAAATCAGACGTCACCGGCAACGTGAATTACTCGCCCGAGAATCACCAGTTCATGACCACACTCCGGGCAGAGAAAATCGCCGGGATTGCCGACTTCATTCCGGAACAGACTGTGGAAGGACCCGAATCGGGTGATCTGCTGGTGATCAGCTGGGGTGGAACCTATGGTGCAGTTCGCACTGCGGTCAAACAGTCCGTCCAGGAAGGCTTGTCCGTAGCCCACGCCCACATTCGCTACCTGAATCCGTTCCCCAAAAATCTGGGCGATCTGATTAAACAGTACAAGAAAGTTCTGATTCCCGAATTAAACACCGGGCAATTACGCATGATCATTCGTGGCACTTATCTGGCTGACGCCGTCGGCTTGAATAAGGTCCAGGGAAAACCGTTCCTGATCAGTGAAGTCAAAGAAAAAATCAGAGAGATGATTGACGAGAAATAG
- a CDS encoding 2-oxoacid:ferredoxin oxidoreductase subunit beta: MSVDVPLPVLSPKDFASDQEIRWCPRCGDYSILAQMKKVLPTLGIPKEKFVFVSGIGCSSRFPYYMDTYGMHSIHGRAPAVATGVKLANPELQVWVITGDGDSLSIGGNHFMHVLRRNVDLKVILFNNQIYGLTKGQYSPTSPMGTKTKSTPFGSVDRPLNPLSVAIGARATFAARSVDVDIKHLCSVLERAAKHKGSAFVEVYQDCNVFNSGAFEFASKKGKKEENVIYLEHGKPLIFGKERDKGIRLNSHDQPEVVELGKGVTEDDLLFHDEKSEDMNLAFLLASMRHPEMPEPMGVFRCVEHPTYNEAVYDQVASATERNGEGDLEELFNTGDTWTV; the protein is encoded by the coding sequence ATGAGTGTAGACGTCCCATTGCCCGTCCTCTCTCCTAAAGACTTTGCCAGCGATCAGGAAATTCGCTGGTGCCCGCGCTGCGGCGATTATTCCATTCTCGCCCAGATGAAAAAAGTTCTACCAACCCTGGGCATTCCTAAAGAAAAGTTCGTGTTTGTTTCGGGAATTGGCTGCTCCAGCCGTTTTCCATATTACATGGACACCTACGGAATGCACAGTATTCACGGTCGCGCTCCTGCAGTCGCTACCGGGGTCAAACTGGCGAATCCTGAGCTTCAGGTCTGGGTTATTACCGGTGACGGCGATTCGCTGTCTATCGGTGGGAACCACTTTATGCACGTCCTGCGTCGTAACGTGGACTTGAAAGTGATTCTGTTCAACAACCAGATTTACGGCTTGACCAAAGGGCAATACTCGCCCACCAGCCCAATGGGAACGAAAACTAAAAGTACGCCGTTCGGCTCGGTTGATCGTCCATTAAACCCGCTATCGGTCGCCATTGGTGCCCGTGCCACGTTTGCCGCCCGTTCGGTGGATGTCGACATCAAGCATCTTTGCAGCGTGCTCGAACGAGCTGCCAAGCACAAAGGGTCTGCATTCGTTGAAGTCTATCAGGACTGTAACGTGTTTAACTCCGGCGCCTTCGAATTTGCTTCCAAGAAAGGCAAGAAAGAAGAGAACGTGATCTACCTCGAGCATGGCAAGCCGCTGATCTTCGGCAAAGAACGGGATAAAGGGATTCGTCTCAACAGCCATGATCAACCGGAAGTCGTTGAACTGGGTAAAGGGGTCACCGAAGACGACCTGTTGTTCCACGATGAAAAGTCAGAAGATATGAATCTGGCGTTTCTCCTGGCCAGTATGCGTCATCCGGAAATGCCCGAACCGATGGGCGTCTTCCGTTGCGTTGAGCACCCAACCTACAACGAAGCGGTCTATGATCAGGTCGCCTCGGCGACCGAACGCAATGGAGAAGGGGACCTGGAAGAACTGTTTAATACCGGCGATACCTGGACCGTGTAA
- the dcd gene encoding dCTP deaminase: MILTGKEIKARLGKDIVIEPYHDKYLNPNSYNLCLHNELMVYEEIVLDMARPNRLGKYVIPEEGMVLHPGQLYLGRTIERTETHNLVPLLEGRSSIGRLGISVHATAGVGDIGFCGYWTLEITVAQPVRIYAGIAICQIIYNVPIGEIVEYNSDKYQNNKGIQPSLLFKELDPTETRQMRLSFGEEEAAKKNG; this comes from the coding sequence ATGATTCTGACCGGGAAAGAGATCAAAGCACGCCTGGGCAAAGATATTGTCATTGAGCCTTATCACGATAAATATCTGAACCCTAATAGCTATAACCTGTGTCTGCATAACGAGTTGATGGTCTACGAAGAAATCGTACTGGACATGGCTCGTCCCAATCGTCTGGGAAAATACGTCATTCCGGAAGAGGGCATGGTGCTTCACCCGGGGCAACTCTATCTGGGGCGAACAATCGAGCGGACGGAAACACACAATCTGGTGCCGCTGCTTGAAGGTCGCTCTTCAATTGGCCGTCTGGGCATTTCTGTACACGCGACCGCTGGCGTAGGCGACATCGGATTCTGTGGCTATTGGACATTGGAAATTACTGTTGCCCAGCCCGTTCGTATTTATGCAGGCATTGCGATCTGTCAGATCATTTACAATGTACCGATTGGGGAAATTGTCGAATATAACAGCGACAAGTACCAGAACAACAAAGGCATTCAGCCCAGTTTGTTGTTCAAAGAACTGGACCCTACCGAGACCCGCCAGATGCGACTGTCCTTCGGCGAAGAAGAAGCCGCGAAAAAAAACGGCTGA
- the nth gene encoding endonuclease III, whose amino-acid sequence MAKKQTQAAKTSGYVGSLDDKKKHARKIARGLAKLFPEPECALIHDSPFQLLVATILSAQCTDERVNATTPTLFKKYPTAAKLAASKQADVEKIVYPLGFFRAKATNIRKMAQALTDEYEGEVPRTLKELVALPGVGRKTANVVLGTAFGIPSGVVVDTHVKRICNIFGLTTSKNPEIIERDLIEVLPKKEWIAFSHRVILHGRATCVARKPRCTECALLKICPRIGLKPLKE is encoded by the coding sequence ATGGCGAAAAAACAAACGCAGGCTGCGAAGACTTCCGGTTATGTCGGATCGCTTGATGACAAAAAGAAACATGCCCGCAAAATCGCGCGCGGTCTTGCTAAATTATTCCCCGAACCGGAGTGTGCGTTGATTCATGATTCGCCGTTCCAACTGCTGGTTGCTACGATTCTGTCGGCGCAGTGCACTGACGAACGTGTGAATGCGACCACGCCGACGCTGTTCAAGAAGTACCCGACCGCCGCCAAGCTGGCTGCCAGTAAACAGGCGGATGTCGAGAAGATTGTCTATCCGCTCGGTTTCTTCCGTGCGAAAGCGACGAATATCCGCAAGATGGCGCAGGCTTTGACGGATGAATATGAAGGCGAAGTCCCTCGCACGCTCAAAGAACTGGTAGCGCTGCCCGGCGTGGGACGCAAGACGGCGAACGTAGTTTTAGGCACGGCTTTTGGAATTCCCAGTGGTGTCGTCGTCGACACGCATGTGAAACGTATCTGTAATATCTTCGGGCTCACGACCAGCAAGAATCCGGAAATCATTGAGCGTGACTTAATCGAAGTCCTGCCCAAAAAAGAATGGATCGCGTTTTCTCACCGTGTGATCTTGCACGGCCGCGCCACCTGTGTGGCTCGAAAGCCGCGCTGCACCGAATGTGCTTTGTTAAAAATCTGCCCGCGGATCGGGTTGAAGCCTCTTAAAGAATAG
- a CDS encoding LON peptidase substrate-binding domain-containing protein, producing the protein MTAFSELLEQRLKTFSGTVPVLELENCVLLPESVLSLRITATADCQLIAEALAADAFVAVSLKRTSGDPRSHRKPSTEIDSVCLASIVAPCQLESGDYSLLLQGICRAKSVTLQNSDRPYRKAILELKPDFYVDQPVIQREHRQFELLQQYASIFLEQANDPTYYHMLQRDITLGKLCDILAGTIKLEPVLSQLILQEHDVDLRSDLLLSFLKAKLREQQRNPFAGALSLEFSQN; encoded by the coding sequence ATGACAGCATTTAGCGAGCTTTTAGAGCAACGACTCAAAACATTTTCAGGCACCGTTCCTGTGTTGGAACTGGAGAATTGTGTGCTCCTGCCGGAATCGGTGCTCTCACTGAGAATCACCGCTACCGCCGATTGTCAATTGATTGCGGAAGCATTAGCGGCAGATGCTTTCGTCGCGGTTTCCCTGAAACGCACAAGCGGCGATCCTCGATCGCACAGAAAGCCTTCCACTGAGATCGACTCGGTCTGCCTGGCCTCTATCGTGGCGCCCTGTCAACTGGAGTCGGGCGATTATTCGCTGCTCCTGCAAGGTATCTGCCGCGCAAAATCGGTTACATTACAAAACTCAGATCGCCCGTATCGTAAAGCAATTCTCGAACTGAAGCCCGACTTTTATGTCGATCAACCGGTCATCCAACGTGAACATCGCCAGTTCGAATTACTGCAGCAGTACGCCAGCATCTTTCTGGAACAGGCAAACGACCCCACTTATTATCATATGCTGCAGCGTGATATCACGCTCGGCAAACTATGTGACATTCTCGCCGGCACGATCAAGCTGGAGCCGGTCCTGTCTCAATTAATTCTGCAGGAACATGACGTCGATTTGCGCAGTGATCTCCTGCTGAGCTTTCTCAAAGCAAAGCTTCGCGAACAACAGCGCAATCCGTTCGCCGGCGCACTCTCGCTGGAATTCAGCCAGAACTGA
- a CDS encoding sulfatase family protein has product MKKQSVFLLCAIIGLLFSENVIQAESTTAKASRPNILFCIADDASFPHMGAYGCSWVKTPGFDRVAREGLLFTNAYTPNAKCAPSRACILTGRNSWQLKEAGNHMAFFPPEFKTYVEALADAGYVVGKTAKGWAPGSAVDANGKRRDLAGPTFNQQKAKPPATGISSIDYAANFEQFLKTCPQDQSWCFWYGGLEPHRRYEYGSGVKKAGKKTSDIDRVPSYWPDNEVIRNDMLDYAFEIEHFDQHLVRMLKSLEERNQLDNTIIVVTADNGMPFPRVKGQEYERSNHLPLAIMWKQGIKTGDRVIDDYVSFIDFAPTFVEAARLNWEQTGMQPTAGRSLTDIFESDKSGTVNPKRDHVLIGKERHDIGRPHDWGYPIRGIVKDGMLYLKNDEPGRWPAGNPETGYLNCDGSPTKTTILELRRDGKQEQFWQWAFGKRTAEELYSIQDDPECMKNLAALPKFQSIKNALKEQMHAELTAQKDPRVLGNGSVFEKYQYSDPRTRNFYQRYQKGDAPKAGWVNKSDFESGPLD; this is encoded by the coding sequence ATGAAGAAGCAATCTGTTTTTCTCCTGTGTGCCATCATTGGCTTGCTGTTCTCAGAGAACGTCATCCAGGCAGAGTCAACAACCGCAAAGGCGAGTCGTCCCAATATTCTGTTTTGTATCGCCGACGATGCATCGTTTCCCCACATGGGCGCTTATGGCTGTTCTTGGGTCAAGACGCCCGGCTTCGATCGGGTCGCACGGGAAGGGCTGCTGTTTACCAACGCCTATACTCCGAACGCCAAATGCGCTCCTTCACGGGCTTGCATTCTGACGGGCCGCAATTCCTGGCAGTTGAAAGAAGCCGGGAACCACATGGCTTTCTTTCCTCCCGAATTCAAAACCTATGTCGAAGCGCTGGCAGACGCCGGTTATGTGGTCGGCAAGACCGCCAAAGGCTGGGCACCGGGGAGCGCCGTGGATGCCAACGGCAAACGCCGCGATCTGGCAGGCCCCACGTTCAATCAACAAAAAGCAAAACCGCCGGCCACTGGTATTTCCTCCATCGATTACGCAGCGAACTTCGAACAGTTTTTGAAAACCTGCCCGCAGGATCAATCCTGGTGTTTCTGGTACGGCGGACTGGAACCACATCGCCGTTATGAATATGGTTCTGGCGTCAAGAAAGCAGGCAAAAAAACCTCTGACATCGACCGGGTCCCCTCGTATTGGCCTGACAACGAAGTCATTCGCAACGACATGCTCGATTATGCGTTTGAGATTGAACACTTCGATCAACATCTGGTGCGAATGCTCAAATCACTGGAAGAACGAAACCAGCTCGATAACACGATCATCGTCGTCACCGCCGACAACGGCATGCCGTTTCCCCGCGTGAAGGGGCAGGAGTACGAACGCTCGAATCATCTGCCGCTGGCGATCATGTGGAAGCAGGGCATCAAGACCGGAGATCGCGTGATCGATGATTATGTCAGCTTCATCGATTTCGCACCGACGTTTGTTGAAGCCGCCAGATTAAACTGGGAACAGACGGGCATGCAACCCACCGCGGGACGCAGTCTGACCGATATTTTTGAATCAGACAAATCGGGAACCGTCAATCCAAAACGCGATCACGTGCTCATCGGCAAGGAACGCCACGATATCGGTAGACCGCATGACTGGGGCTACCCGATCCGCGGCATTGTCAAAGACGGCATGCTGTATCTGAAGAATGACGAACCGGGACGCTGGCCGGCCGGGAATCCGGAAACGGGATATTTAAACTGTGATGGCAGCCCGACAAAGACAACGATTCTGGAACTTCGCCGCGACGGCAAGCAGGAACAGTTCTGGCAATGGGCGTTCGGCAAACGGACCGCGGAAGAACTCTACTCGATTCAAGACGACCCGGAATGCATGAAGAATCTGGCGGCACTTCCGAAATTCCAGAGCATCAAGAACGCGCTGAAAGAACAGATGCACGCCGAGCTGACCGCGCAAAAAGACCCGCGCGTTCTAGGCAATGGTTCTGTGTTTGAGAAATATCAGTACTCAGATCCCCGCACGCGCAATTTTTACCAGCGGTACCAAAAAGGCGATGCCCCGAAAGCGGGGTGGGTCAACAAATCCGATTTTGAATCCGGGCCACTTGACTAA
- a CDS encoding transketolase gives MAAQANALSMEELKEKGKVLRRLIIRMTTEAGSGHPSSSLSAVEVVNALWFGGFMKYDPENPTWDARDRFILSKGHAVPVLYAAMAEAGYFSTEDVMSLRKLGSPFEGHPNMKRLPGIEASTGSLGQGLSLGIGQALGARLNKNGSNVFVVIGDGEMGEGQVWEALGAAEKYKLGNLTAIIDQNGYQQTGATSEVLDLGSFEEKIAAFGWHTQTIDGNCQESVVEALEIAAKVTDRPKAIISKTKKGFGILPVLEAAGDTNYHGKPLSPELAEKALALLS, from the coding sequence GTGGCTGCTCAAGCAAATGCCTTATCAATGGAAGAATTGAAGGAAAAAGGGAAAGTCCTTCGCCGTCTGATCATCCGTATGACGACCGAAGCCGGTAGTGGACACCCCAGTAGCAGCCTGTCTGCTGTGGAAGTGGTGAACGCACTCTGGTTTGGTGGATTCATGAAATATGATCCTGAAAACCCAACCTGGGATGCCCGCGATCGTTTCATCTTGAGCAAAGGCCACGCCGTGCCTGTGCTGTATGCCGCGATGGCAGAAGCAGGCTACTTCTCAACGGAAGACGTGATGTCACTTCGTAAGCTGGGTAGCCCGTTTGAAGGTCACCCAAATATGAAACGCCTTCCCGGAATTGAAGCCTCTACCGGCTCTCTGGGACAGGGACTTTCTTTGGGAATTGGCCAGGCTCTCGGCGCCCGTTTGAACAAAAACGGCTCCAATGTCTTCGTCGTAATCGGCGATGGCGAAATGGGTGAAGGCCAGGTCTGGGAAGCACTGGGCGCCGCTGAAAAGTACAAGCTGGGCAACCTGACTGCCATCATCGACCAAAATGGCTATCAGCAAACCGGAGCCACTTCAGAAGTACTCGACCTGGGTTCCTTTGAAGAAAAAATCGCCGCGTTTGGCTGGCACACTCAGACCATCGACGGCAACTGCCAGGAATCGGTTGTGGAAGCGCTGGAAATCGCAGCCAAAGTGACCGATCGTCCCAAAGCGATTATTTCGAAGACCAAAAAAGGATTTGGAATTCTCCCAGTACTCGAAGCAGCGGGAGATACCAACTATCACGGCAAACCGCTTTCGCCAGAGTTGGCAGAAAAAGCACTTGCGTTACTCAGTTAG
- a CDS encoding transketolase family protein, which translates to MYLGEISGLKVGQATRDAFGDALKELGDKYPQIVTVDGDVGNSTRTEVFAKAYPERGFNVGIAESNMVSVAGGLASTGHIPVVASFAAFLLCNAYDQIRMSIAFPGMNVKLVGTHAGISIGEDGPSQMGIEDVSLACSLPGVAVVVTADAVSTKAATAAMIEHKGPVYLRLGRPNVAEIYSEGDTFEIGKANTVREGDDVTIIANGLMVAGAIDAATKLAEEGISARVIDMHTVKPIDADAIQKAAKETGAIVVAEEHLAHGGLGSAVSMVVSQTTPVPMAYVNVGDCFAESGDPQGLLDKYGLTAAAIVDAVKKVK; encoded by the coding sequence ATGTATTTAGGCGAAATTAGTGGATTGAAAGTCGGACAAGCCACACGCGATGCGTTTGGTGATGCATTAAAAGAACTGGGGGACAAATACCCTCAAATTGTGACCGTTGATGGTGACGTTGGAAACTCAACACGGACGGAAGTCTTTGCGAAAGCCTATCCCGAACGTGGTTTCAATGTCGGGATTGCTGAAAGTAACATGGTCAGCGTCGCCGGCGGTCTGGCTTCTACCGGACACATCCCTGTCGTTGCCAGCTTTGCCGCGTTCCTGCTGTGCAATGCTTACGATCAGATCAGAATGTCGATCGCATTTCCAGGCATGAATGTCAAGCTTGTTGGTACGCACGCTGGTATTTCCATCGGTGAAGATGGTCCTTCACAGATGGGAATTGAAGACGTCTCACTGGCCTGCAGTCTACCCGGTGTTGCCGTAGTCGTAACCGCTGATGCCGTTTCAACCAAAGCCGCAACTGCCGCAATGATCGAACATAAAGGACCTGTCTACCTCAGACTGGGTCGACCCAATGTAGCGGAAATCTATTCCGAAGGAGACACCTTCGAAATCGGTAAAGCCAACACAGTACGCGAAGGCGACGACGTGACCATTATTGCCAATGGACTGATGGTTGCTGGTGCTATTGACGCTGCCACCAAACTGGCAGAAGAAGGCATCAGTGCCCGTGTAATTGATATGCACACCGTCAAACCGATCGACGCGGATGCCATTCAGAAAGCAGCAAAAGAAACCGGTGCCATTGTGGTTGCAGAAGAACATCTGGCTCACGGCGGACTGGGTTCTGCTGTCTCCATGGTCGTCTCTCAAACCACACCAGTACCCATGGCCTATGTCAATGTAGGCGATTGTTTCGCCGAAAGTGGCGATCCTCAAGGGTTGTTGGACAAATACGGACTGACGGCTGCTGCCATCGTGGATGCTGTCAAAAAAGTCAAATAA
- a CDS encoding GNAT family N-acetyltransferase: MTEFRAFHNTDPPQLLKLWHAAGLGRGAAECLSIDAFEVLIFSQPYFDPNGLIVAVEDGEAVGFVLAGFGPNEEESALDYSIGIICAVIVHPNFRRRGIGRELVLRAEEYLKSKGAMNITAGPSGLLSPYLVGLYGGTRPSGFLLSDPLAAPFFESIGYDATRSIRIYQRDLLGPKPPIKFHLVNLRRKMQLMISDDYQAPNWWWLTRLGRLETLHFELVPKTGEGAVASATVIGLDLYIPKWEERVIGLTDVFVKENERSKGYGQSLLLEIARRLQDELITKLEWHVEESNTVASHVALAVGYYQIDTGIVYQLVSR; encoded by the coding sequence GTGACTGAGTTTCGCGCGTTTCATAATACTGATCCACCGCAGCTGCTGAAATTATGGCATGCTGCAGGACTGGGAAGAGGAGCCGCGGAATGTCTCAGTATCGATGCTTTTGAAGTTCTGATTTTCTCACAACCCTATTTTGATCCCAACGGGTTGATTGTTGCGGTTGAAGATGGTGAAGCCGTCGGCTTTGTGCTGGCAGGATTTGGCCCCAACGAAGAGGAATCGGCACTCGATTATTCAATCGGCATTATCTGCGCTGTCATTGTTCACCCCAATTTTCGCCGACGCGGCATCGGTCGGGAACTTGTTTTACGGGCGGAAGAGTATCTCAAGTCCAAAGGGGCCATGAATATAACCGCTGGCCCATCAGGGTTGCTCTCCCCCTATCTGGTTGGCCTGTATGGAGGGACGCGTCCTTCTGGCTTCCTGTTATCCGACCCTCTGGCGGCGCCGTTTTTTGAATCGATCGGCTATGATGCCACCAGATCTATTCGGATTTATCAACGTGACTTACTCGGCCCCAAACCGCCAATCAAATTTCATCTGGTCAATCTTAGACGCAAAATGCAGTTGATGATTTCCGATGATTACCAAGCCCCCAACTGGTGGTGGCTGACGCGGCTGGGAAGACTGGAAACACTGCATTTCGAACTCGTTCCCAAAACGGGTGAAGGCGCTGTTGCATCTGCAACCGTCATCGGCCTGGATTTATATATCCCCAAATGGGAAGAACGGGTGATCGGACTGACTGATGTTTTCGTCAAAGAGAACGAACGTTCCAAAGGTTACGGGCAATCACTCTTACTGGAAATCGCCCGCCGCCTGCAGGATGAGTTGATTACAAAACTCGAATGGCACGTCGAAGAGTCTAACACGGTCGCTTCGCATGTTGCACTAGCCGTTGGTTACTATCAGATCGATACTGGTATTGTATATCAACTTGTTTCTCGTTAG
- a CDS encoding ornithine cyclodeaminase family protein gives MAALYITEDDVRSVMDMEKSILITHKVFKELASGRAINVPRQRVRAPGIMLHTMSAANEYLNYVGWKAYTTTKEGAQFHVAIYDQESGEMRALIEGDFLGQLRTGAASGVATEYMARPDSKVVGLFGAGLQARTQLQAVCQTRKIEFVSVYSRDHEKCTRFAAEMTELCDVEVSASHSPDETAAEKDIVICATTSKAPLFDGRVLDEGTHLNVIGSNHRTRREIDRTTIKRADVIVCDDIDQCKNEAGDFIQPVEEGITDWRLMHNLSEIVAERQTGRATDDQVTLFKSVGLAVEDVAMAVKVYELALEEDLGSDLPF, from the coding sequence ATGGCGGCTTTATATATTACTGAGGATGATGTTCGTTCTGTGATGGATATGGAGAAATCCATCCTCATCACACATAAAGTCTTCAAGGAGCTTGCCTCCGGTCGCGCCATTAATGTTCCCCGGCAGCGCGTTCGGGCTCCGGGAATCATGCTGCATACCATGTCAGCCGCCAATGAATATCTGAACTATGTTGGCTGGAAAGCGTATACAACCACAAAAGAAGGTGCACAGTTCCATGTCGCCATCTACGATCAGGAAAGCGGCGAAATGCGCGCGTTGATCGAAGGCGATTTCCTCGGCCAACTCCGCACCGGAGCTGCCAGTGGTGTCGCCACCGAATACATGGCGCGCCCCGACTCCAAAGTGGTCGGACTGTTCGGCGCTGGCCTGCAGGCACGCACGCAATTACAGGCGGTCTGTCAGACACGAAAGATCGAATTTGTTTCTGTCTATTCGCGTGATCATGAAAAGTGCACCCGTTTCGCTGCAGAAATGACCGAACTTTGTGATGTCGAAGTCTCTGCCTCTCACTCTCCCGATGAAACCGCAGCGGAAAAAGACATTGTAATCTGTGCGACTACCAGTAAAGCACCGCTCTTTGACGGACGCGTTCTGGATGAAGGAACCCATCTGAATGTGATTGGTTCGAACCACCGTACGCGACGCGAAATCGATCGTACCACCATCAAACGCGCGGATGTGATTGTCTGCGATGATATTGACCAGTGTAAAAACGAAGCCGGAGATTTCATCCAGCCGGTCGAAGAAGGCATCACGGACTGGCGGCTGATGCATAACCTGAGTGAGATCGTAGCCGAACGCCAGACAGGCCGCGCCACCGATGATCAGGTGACTTTATTCAAATCAGTCGGCCTGGCAGTGGAAGATGTGGCGATGGCCGTCAAGGTGTATGAACTCGCACTCGAAGAGGATTTGGGATCGGACCTGCCGTTTTAG